Proteins found in one Leguminivora glycinivorella isolate SPB_JAAS2020 chromosome 4, LegGlyc_1.1, whole genome shotgun sequence genomic segment:
- the LOC125225441 gene encoding 5'-deoxynucleotidase HDDC2 translates to MALVAENKNILKFLELVGRLKHVKRTGWVLCHIDDCESIAGHMYRMGMMTFLLTEENNPTKLDRFKCLEIALVHDLAECIVGDITPHCGVSPEEKHRQEDEAMKKIAELTGFAGNRMYELYKEYEFQSSPEAKFAKDLDRYDMILQAFEYEKREKAPKKLQEFFTATEGKFNHPFIRDLVTELYRQREEFEKKFVVNGTT, encoded by the exons ATGGCTCTAGTTGCAGAGAACAAAAATATCCTCAAGTTTCTAGAACTCGTCGGTCGTTTGAAG CATGTCAAAAGAACTGGCTGGGTGCTGTGCCACATCGACGATTGTGAGTCCATCGCGGGGCACATGTACCGCATGGGCATGATGACTTTCCTGCTTACTGAAGAGAACAACCCAACAAAATTGGATCGCTTTAAATGCCTTGAAATAG CTCTTGTCCACGATTTGGCAGAGTGCATAGTCGGAGACATCACTCCGCACTGCGGAGTGTCTCCTGAGGAGAAGCACCGGCAGGAGGATGAGGCTATGAAGAAAATTGCAGAGCTGACTGGTTTCGCTGGCAACAGGATGTATGAGCTTTACAAG GAATATGAGTTTCAATCCTCACCCGAAGCAAAGTTTGCAAAAGACCTAGATAGGTATGACATGATTTTACAAGCCTTCGAATATGAGAAACGTGAGAAGGCTCCAAAGAAGCTACAAGAATTCTTCACAGCGACCGAGGGGAAGTTCAACCATCCATTCATCAGGGACTTGGTAACAGAATTGTACAGGCAAAGAGAGGAATTCGAAAAGAAATTTGTGGTAAATGGTACCACATAA